A single region of the Actinoplanes sp. SE50/110 genome encodes:
- a CDS encoding DivIVA domain-containing protein has protein sequence MSQLLLFIVVALVVGTIVFGVTVLLSGGDSGLTAVEPDGQSVPLPGDRPLGEDDIAATRFDTAWRGYRMAQVDQALQRAAYDIGYKSELIGVLEAEVTALREGRLDDADSLRAAREAAVAPAGVPAEPAVPAETLAEAEAGDADAEPATSDEEPAESR, from the coding sequence ATGAGTCAGCTTCTGCTCTTCATTGTCGTAGCACTGGTCGTCGGGACGATCGTCTTCGGCGTGACCGTTCTGCTGAGCGGGGGCGACTCCGGGCTCACCGCGGTGGAGCCGGACGGGCAGTCGGTGCCGCTGCCCGGCGACCGCCCGCTCGGTGAGGACGACATCGCCGCGACCCGGTTCGACACCGCCTGGCGGGGGTACCGGATGGCGCAGGTCGATCAGGCGCTGCAGCGCGCGGCGTACGACATCGGCTACAAGAGCGAGCTGATCGGTGTGCTGGAGGCGGAAGTGACGGCGCTGCGCGAGGGCCGGCTGGACGACGCCGACTCGCTGCGTGCCGCCCGGGAGGCCGCGGTCGCCCCGGCCGGCGTGCCGGCCGAGCCGGCCGTGCCCGCCGAGACGCTGGCCGAGGCCGAGGCCGGGGACGCGGACGCCGAGCCGGCCACGAGCGACGAGGAGCCGGCGGAGAGCCGATGA
- a CDS encoding S1C family serine protease, whose protein sequence is MTDGGNWHRPPPGPGSPWWSDALHDPWRDPYAPAAVVLPAPAPTGGPALDPVPDPDAPRRSYAPVLLICLLTALLAGGVGGTLGFVFAVRGGYVGAGGTRLGAAGQQSPVSAARDPQSLAGVAKKLQPSVVTVHVTGAIGSGFVVSADGYVITNDHVVDGAGPTMSVSFSDGSTAAAKLVGRDPESDIAVIKIAKGNLPAVPFGDSDAIAVGDPVLAFGSPLALENTVTYGIVSALDRTIEAGESGGTTRYYAAIQTDAAVNQGNSGGPLVNAAGQVIGVNSVIRSVGGSETEAGNIGLAFAIPINQAKRIAQDIIDTGKARRTVIGAEVTSGGTGTSGAKLRSVEPAGPAAAAGLKAGDVITKLDGRPLQDGTDLIALVRKHAPGAVVAVEYRRGSKTVSASVTLSSSTN, encoded by the coding sequence GTGACCGACGGCGGGAACTGGCACCGGCCGCCCCCCGGGCCCGGCTCGCCGTGGTGGAGCGACGCGCTGCACGATCCCTGGCGCGACCCGTATGCTCCGGCCGCCGTGGTGCTGCCGGCCCCGGCGCCCACCGGCGGTCCGGCCCTGGACCCGGTGCCCGACCCCGACGCGCCCCGCCGGTCGTACGCTCCGGTGCTGCTGATCTGCCTGCTCACCGCCCTGCTCGCGGGGGGTGTCGGCGGCACCCTCGGGTTCGTCTTCGCGGTCCGTGGCGGCTATGTGGGCGCCGGCGGCACCCGGCTCGGCGCGGCCGGCCAGCAGTCCCCGGTGAGCGCCGCGCGGGACCCGCAGTCACTCGCCGGCGTCGCCAAGAAACTCCAGCCGAGCGTCGTCACGGTGCACGTGACGGGTGCGATCGGCTCCGGGTTCGTGGTGTCCGCGGACGGTTACGTGATCACCAACGACCACGTGGTGGACGGCGCCGGCCCCACCATGTCGGTCTCCTTCAGCGACGGCTCCACCGCCGCGGCCAAGCTCGTCGGCCGCGACCCGGAGTCGGACATCGCGGTGATCAAGATCGCAAAAGGAAATCTGCCCGCGGTCCCGTTCGGCGACTCGGACGCGATCGCGGTGGGTGACCCGGTGCTCGCCTTCGGTTCGCCGCTCGCGCTGGAGAACACCGTGACCTACGGCATCGTCAGCGCGCTGGACCGGACCATCGAGGCCGGCGAGTCCGGCGGCACCACCCGCTACTACGCCGCCATCCAGACCGACGCCGCGGTCAACCAGGGCAACTCCGGCGGTCCGCTGGTCAACGCGGCCGGCCAGGTGATCGGCGTGAACTCGGTGATCCGTTCGGTCGGCGGGTCGGAAACCGAGGCCGGCAACATCGGCCTCGCCTTCGCCATCCCGATCAACCAGGCCAAACGGATCGCGCAGGACATCATCGACACCGGCAAGGCCCGGCGCACGGTGATCGGCGCCGAGGTGACCAGCGGCGGCACCGGCACCAGCGGCGCCAAGCTGCGTTCGGTCGAGCCGGCCGGCCCAGCCGCCGCGGCCGGTCTCAAGGCCGGTGACGTGATCACCAAGCTGGACGGGCGGCCGCTGCAGGACGGCACCGATCTGATCGCCCTGGTGCGCAAGCACGCCCCGGGCGCGGTAGTCGCCGTGGAGTACCGCCGCGGCTCGAAGACCGTGTCCGCCTCGGTCACCCTGTCGTCCTCGACCAACTGA
- a CDS encoding O-methyltransferase gives MCAVPIGHRHVARPARRFVIIGPARSFGQPSGHAVPFAETYATEDPILQTARSLANELGLPCVSPGAGSVLRLLAAAGNAKAVVEIGTGTGVSGIWLLRGMRPDGVLTTIDVEHEHQRIARRVFAEAGFAPSRTRIISGRSLDVLPRLADGAYDLIFVDADTTEFAACTEAALRLLRPGGVLIVNGVHAGGRINDPAARDVDTLMVRETVKVVRESEEWIPAVISAGAGLLTAVKR, from the coding sequence ATGTGCGCGGTTCCGATCGGTCACCGGCACGTCGCCCGCCCCGCACGGAGGTTCGTCATCATCGGTCCCGCCCGCTCCTTCGGCCAGCCATCGGGCCACGCCGTGCCGTTCGCCGAGACCTACGCGACCGAGGACCCGATCCTGCAGACCGCCCGCTCGCTGGCGAACGAGCTGGGCCTGCCCTGCGTCTCGCCGGGCGCCGGCTCGGTGCTGCGCCTGCTGGCCGCGGCCGGCAACGCCAAGGCGGTGGTCGAGATCGGCACCGGCACCGGGGTGAGCGGCATCTGGCTGCTGCGCGGCATGCGCCCGGACGGGGTGCTCACCACCATCGACGTCGAGCACGAGCACCAGCGGATCGCCCGCCGGGTGTTCGCCGAGGCCGGTTTCGCCCCGTCACGCACCCGGATCATCAGCGGCCGGTCGCTGGACGTGCTGCCCCGGCTCGCCGACGGCGCCTACGACCTGATCTTCGTCGACGCGGACACCACCGAGTTCGCCGCGTGCACCGAGGCGGCGCTACGGCTGCTGCGCCCGGGCGGGGTGCTGATCGTCAACGGGGTGCACGCCGGCGGCCGGATCAACGACCCGGCCGCCCGTGACGTGGACACCCTGATGGTGCGGGAGACGGTGAAGGTGGTCCGCGAGTCCGAGGAGTGGATTCCCGCGGTCATCTCCGCCGGCGCCGGGTTACTGACCGCCGTCAAGCGCTGA
- a CDS encoding DUF3117 domain-containing protein — protein sequence MAAMKPRTGDGPLEVTKEGRGIVMRVPLEGGGRLVVEMTPDEASALGDALKSIAG from the coding sequence ATGGCGGCGATGAAGCCGCGGACGGGCGATGGTCCGCTGGAGGTCACCAAGGAGGGGCGTGGCATCGTCATGCGCGTCCCGCTGGAGGGTGGTGGCCGTCTCGTCGTGGAGATGACCCCGGACGAGGCCAGCGCGCTGGGTGACGCGTTGAAGTCGATCGCCGGCTGA
- a CDS encoding Sec-independent protein translocase TatB, whose product MFENLNWWEIGALLMLALLIFGERLPKVLGDGLKMLRGLRAMAQNATSDLSKELGTDIQLEDLHPKAFIRKHLLSEEDEQALRKPLQSLFDDVKQDLNGVKTELNGVKTHLSETAADIRGAASTSRQTTAPVEAPRPAQRYDLDAT is encoded by the coding sequence GTGTTCGAGAATCTGAACTGGTGGGAGATCGGCGCGCTGCTCATGCTCGCGCTGCTGATCTTCGGGGAACGCCTGCCCAAGGTGCTGGGGGACGGGCTGAAGATGCTGCGCGGGCTGCGGGCCATGGCGCAGAACGCCACCTCCGACCTGAGCAAGGAGCTGGGCACCGACATCCAGCTGGAGGACCTGCATCCGAAGGCGTTCATCCGCAAGCACCTGCTCAGCGAGGAGGACGAGCAGGCCCTGCGCAAGCCGCTGCAGAGCCTGTTCGACGACGTCAAGCAGGACCTGAACGGCGTCAAGACCGAGCTCAACGGGGTGAAGACGCACCTCAGCGAGACCGCGGCGGACATCCGGGGCGCGGCCTCGACCTCCCGGCAGACGACTGCGCCGGTCGAGGCTCCCCGACCGGCGCAGCGATACGACTTGGACGCGACGTAG
- a CDS encoding M17 family metallopeptidase, translated as MFAIGFTEAFDQERTWVVPAGHVPPGEVGDEIAALAGVLPDEIVVLPRPLRRPARVLLAGVGDGDEAGWRAAGAGIVRALGDDEPVQILLPDNLPAAALRGLAEGLWLGGYRYRDGVKAPRSGAVDLVVQKPTAAYAAALAQASATATATWLARDLTNTPASTKNPEWFADQIVALADGRPGLSVTVRAGDDLARFGGLLAVGGGSVSPPRFVELSWAPEGATTHVVLVGKGITFDTGGISIKPRDGMKLMKKDMGGAAAVLAATLGAAELNLPVRVTALAPLAENAVSGSAFRPGDVITHYDGSTTENTNSDAEGRIVLADALSYAADRLDPDLVLNLATLTGANAVALGKRTAALYSPDDDLAAALTAAGEAAGERMWRLPLAGEYTENLRSDIADRISAPSGPGSVMAALFLRDFFPRVPWAHLDMSAPSWAEAHDGELTKGATGWGARTLLRYLSALDGGQ; from the coding sequence GTGTTCGCAATCGGGTTCACTGAAGCATTCGACCAGGAGCGCACCTGGGTGGTGCCGGCCGGACACGTGCCGCCGGGCGAGGTCGGCGACGAGATCGCCGCGCTCGCCGGGGTGCTGCCGGACGAGATCGTGGTGCTGCCCCGGCCGCTGCGTCGCCCGGCCCGGGTCCTGCTGGCCGGGGTCGGCGACGGCGACGAGGCGGGCTGGCGGGCCGCCGGCGCCGGGATCGTCCGGGCGCTCGGCGACGACGAGCCGGTCCAGATCCTGCTCCCGGACAACCTGCCCGCGGCCGCGCTCCGCGGCCTCGCCGAGGGCCTCTGGCTCGGCGGCTACCGCTACCGCGACGGGGTCAAGGCGCCGCGGTCCGGCGCCGTCGATCTGGTGGTCCAGAAGCCGACTGCGGCGTACGCCGCGGCTCTGGCCCAGGCGTCCGCCACCGCCACCGCGACCTGGCTGGCCCGCGACCTGACCAACACGCCGGCCTCGACCAAGAACCCGGAGTGGTTCGCCGACCAGATCGTCGCGCTCGCCGACGGCCGCCCCGGCCTGAGCGTGACCGTCCGGGCCGGCGACGACCTGGCCCGGTTCGGCGGCCTGCTGGCGGTCGGCGGCGGTTCGGTCTCGCCGCCCCGTTTCGTCGAGCTGTCCTGGGCCCCGGAGGGCGCCACCACCCACGTGGTCCTGGTCGGCAAGGGCATCACCTTCGACACCGGCGGCATCTCGATCAAGCCGCGCGACGGCATGAAGCTGATGAAGAAGGACATGGGCGGGGCGGCCGCGGTGCTCGCCGCCACGCTCGGCGCCGCCGAGCTGAACCTGCCGGTCCGGGTCACCGCGCTGGCCCCGCTCGCGGAGAACGCGGTCAGCGGATCGGCGTTCCGGCCCGGCGATGTGATCACCCACTACGACGGCTCGACCACGGAGAACACCAACTCCGACGCCGAGGGCCGGATCGTGCTGGCCGACGCGCTCAGCTACGCGGCCGACCGGCTCGACCCCGACCTGGTGCTCAACCTGGCCACCCTGACCGGGGCGAACGCGGTGGCCCTGGGCAAGCGCACGGCCGCCCTCTACAGCCCGGACGACGATCTGGCGGCGGCGCTCACCGCGGCCGGGGAGGCGGCCGGCGAGCGGATGTGGCGGCTGCCGCTGGCCGGCGAGTACACGGAGAACCTGCGCAGCGACATCGCCGACCGGATCAGCGCGCCGAGCGGGCCGGGCTCGGTGATGGCCGCGCTGTTCCTGCGCGACTTCTTCCCCCGGGTGCCGTGGGCGCACCTGGACATGTCCGCGCCGAGCTGGGCCGAGGCGCACGACGGCGAACTGACCAAGGGCGCCACCGGGTGGGGCGCCCGCACGCTGCTGCGGTACCTCTCAGCGCTTGACGGCGGTCAGTAA
- a CDS encoding SRPBCC family protein: MSNDPAQPGSGEVTATVIVNAPAPKVFAAFLNWERQSDWIPFTRVRVAEGDGGEGSLVEAVTALGPAVLLDEIRVTKVNAPYEVRVVHCGKVLRGPGAMRCTAMSGDRTQVVLHEWFQLPPGSVGKLAWPVLWPGSKLGFTGALKKFARLVEQGRLP, from the coding sequence ATGAGCAACGATCCTGCCCAGCCCGGGTCCGGGGAGGTCACCGCCACGGTGATCGTGAACGCCCCGGCGCCCAAGGTCTTCGCCGCGTTCCTGAACTGGGAGCGGCAGTCCGACTGGATCCCGTTCACCCGGGTCCGGGTGGCCGAGGGTGACGGTGGTGAGGGCAGCCTGGTCGAGGCGGTCACCGCGCTCGGCCCGGCGGTGCTGCTCGACGAGATCCGGGTGACCAAGGTCAACGCGCCGTACGAGGTGCGCGTGGTGCACTGCGGCAAGGTGCTGCGCGGCCCGGGCGCGATGCGCTGCACCGCGATGTCCGGCGACCGCACCCAGGTGGTCCTGCACGAGTGGTTCCAGCTGCCGCCCGGCTCGGTCGGCAAGCTGGCCTGGCCGGTGCTCTGGCCCGGCTCGAAACTCGGCTTCACCGGCGCGCTGAAGAAGTTCGCCCGCCTGGTCGAGCAGGGCCGGCTGCCGTGA
- a CDS encoding enoyl-CoA hydratase-related protein, with protein MTDVLLVDRTDAVVTLTLNRPESMNSFTVDLKVALRDTLAALETDRSCRAIVLAGAGGAFCGGQDLREHATLLEQGHTDLNTVQVHYNPIAQRLASMPKPVVAAVRGMAAGAGASLALLADFRIGGPKTSFLMAFANVALAGDSGISWSLPRIVGHARAVELLLLAEPVRAQRAYEIGLLSRLTEDDEHVLPAAQELAARLAAGPTVAYGAIKRELSIGDAGTLSDALAAEAQAQAICGATADHRNAVKSFLNKQKPAYEGR; from the coding sequence ATGACTGACGTGCTCCTGGTCGACCGCACCGACGCGGTCGTCACCCTCACCCTGAACCGGCCCGAGTCGATGAACTCCTTCACCGTCGACCTCAAGGTGGCCCTGCGGGACACCCTGGCCGCGCTGGAGACCGACCGGTCCTGCCGGGCGATCGTCCTGGCCGGCGCCGGCGGCGCCTTCTGTGGCGGGCAGGACCTGCGCGAGCACGCCACCCTGCTGGAGCAGGGGCACACCGACCTGAACACGGTCCAGGTGCACTACAACCCGATCGCCCAGCGGCTGGCCAGCATGCCCAAGCCGGTGGTGGCCGCGGTACGCGGGATGGCCGCCGGGGCCGGCGCGTCGCTGGCCCTGCTCGCCGACTTCCGGATCGGCGGGCCGAAAACGTCGTTCCTGATGGCGTTCGCCAACGTCGCCCTGGCCGGGGACAGCGGCATCTCCTGGTCGCTGCCGCGGATCGTCGGGCACGCCCGGGCGGTGGAGCTGCTGCTGCTGGCCGAGCCGGTGCGGGCCCAGCGGGCGTACGAGATCGGCCTGCTGTCCCGGCTGACCGAGGATGACGAGCACGTGCTGCCGGCCGCCCAGGAACTGGCCGCGCGGCTGGCCGCCGGGCCGACCGTCGCCTACGGCGCGATCAAGCGGGAGCTGTCCATCGGCGACGCCGGCACGCTGTCCGACGCGCTCGCCGCCGAGGCACAGGCCCAGGCGATCTGCGGGGCCACCGCCGACCACCGCAACGCGGTCAAGTCGTTCCTCAACAAGCAGAAGCCGGCGTACGAGGGTCGCTAG
- a CDS encoding PaaX family transcriptional regulator C-terminal domain-containing protein, with protein sequence MQARSALFDLYGDYLRTRGSRAPVAALVRLLAPLGIAAPAVRTAVSRMVRQGWLHPLRMTAGPGYLLTPKAARRLDEAAARVYRTGRGGWDGRFDLIMLHDPPLARPEAERLAFLGYGSLSDQVWVAPRASDELDAVLDEAGAAYDRFSAAHTAGSPGTAGIVGRAWDLDRIGRSYREFQDELRPVVKAVTGRSPDEEAYAARFRLVHAWRSFLFQDPQLPAALLPAGWPGVRAALFFDKHAARLRPAADRYVERCLHDKGRFGQ encoded by the coding sequence ATGCAGGCGCGGTCCGCACTCTTCGACCTGTACGGCGACTACCTGCGCACCCGGGGCTCGCGAGCCCCGGTGGCCGCCCTGGTGCGGCTGCTCGCCCCGCTGGGCATCGCGGCACCGGCGGTACGCACCGCCGTGTCGCGAATGGTGCGCCAGGGCTGGCTGCACCCACTGCGGATGACCGCGGGACCGGGCTATCTGCTCACCCCCAAGGCGGCGCGGCGGCTCGACGAGGCGGCCGCCCGGGTGTACCGAACCGGTCGCGGCGGCTGGGACGGCCGGTTCGATCTGATCATGCTGCACGACCCGCCGCTGGCACGGCCGGAGGCGGAACGACTCGCCTTTCTGGGGTACGGCTCGCTCAGCGACCAGGTCTGGGTCGCCCCGCGCGCCTCCGACGAGCTGGACGCGGTGCTGGACGAGGCGGGCGCGGCGTACGACCGGTTCAGCGCCGCGCACACGGCCGGCTCGCCGGGTACCGCCGGGATCGTCGGCAGGGCCTGGGACCTGGACCGGATCGGCCGGTCCTACCGGGAGTTCCAGGACGAACTGCGTCCGGTGGTGAAGGCGGTGACCGGCCGCAGCCCGGACGAGGAGGCGTACGCGGCCCGGTTCCGCCTGGTGCACGCCTGGCGCTCGTTTCTGTTCCAGGACCCGCAGCTGCCCGCCGCGCTGCTGCCGGCCGGCTGGCCGGGGGTGCGGGCCGCGCTCTTCTTCGACAAGCACGCCGCCCGGCTGCGTCCGGCCGCCGACCGTTACGTCGAACGCTGCCTGCACGACAAAGGTAGATTCGGCCAATGA
- a CDS encoding Mrp/NBP35 family ATP-binding protein, with translation MSAPAPTLEDAIQAALATVDDPEIRRPITDLGMVQGFTVQDGLVKVDLLLTVAGCPLRDKLNADITAAVTKVPGITGAEINFGVMNEEQRKALQTTLRGGGAAEPEIPFAQPGSRTRVYAVASGKGGVGKSSVTVNLAAALAKRGLSVGVVDADIYGHSVPRMLGVESRPTRVEDMIMPPQSHGVKVISIGMFTAGNAAVVWRGPMLHRALQQFLADVYWGDLDVLLLDLPPGTGDVAISLAQLLPNAEILVVTTPQMAAAEVAERAGAIALQTHQRLVGVVENMSWLELPDGSRMEVFGAGGGQTVAESLTQTVGARVPLLGQVPLDTRVREAGDAGTPIVLADPEAPAAKALDAVADKLAVRRESLVGKPLGLMVNAKKG, from the coding sequence ATGTCCGCTCCCGCTCCCACCCTCGAGGACGCGATCCAGGCCGCGCTGGCGACCGTGGACGACCCCGAGATCCGCCGCCCGATCACCGACCTCGGCATGGTTCAGGGCTTCACCGTGCAGGACGGCCTGGTCAAGGTCGACCTGCTGCTCACCGTCGCCGGCTGTCCCCTGCGGGACAAGCTGAACGCCGACATCACCGCCGCGGTCACGAAGGTCCCCGGCATCACCGGCGCCGAGATCAACTTCGGCGTGATGAACGAGGAGCAACGCAAGGCTCTCCAGACCACGCTGCGTGGTGGCGGAGCCGCCGAGCCGGAGATCCCGTTCGCCCAGCCCGGCTCCCGCACCAGGGTGTACGCCGTGGCCAGCGGCAAGGGCGGGGTCGGCAAGTCGAGCGTCACGGTGAACCTGGCCGCCGCACTCGCCAAGCGGGGCCTGTCGGTCGGCGTCGTCGACGCGGACATCTACGGCCACTCGGTGCCGCGGATGCTGGGCGTGGAGAGCCGGCCCACCCGGGTCGAGGACATGATCATGCCGCCGCAGTCGCACGGCGTGAAGGTGATCTCGATCGGCATGTTCACCGCCGGCAACGCCGCGGTGGTCTGGCGTGGCCCGATGCTGCACCGCGCGCTGCAGCAGTTCCTGGCCGACGTCTACTGGGGCGACCTGGACGTGCTGCTGCTCGACCTGCCGCCAGGCACCGGTGACGTGGCCATCTCGCTGGCCCAGCTCCTGCCGAACGCGGAGATCCTGGTGGTCACCACCCCGCAGATGGCGGCCGCCGAGGTGGCCGAGCGGGCCGGCGCGATCGCGCTGCAGACCCACCAGCGCCTGGTCGGCGTCGTGGAGAACATGTCGTGGCTGGAGCTGCCGGACGGCTCGCGGATGGAGGTCTTCGGCGCCGGTGGCGGCCAGACCGTGGCCGAGTCGCTGACCCAGACGGTCGGCGCGCGGGTGCCGTTGCTCGGTCAGGTCCCGCTGGACACCCGGGTCCGGGAGGCCGGTGACGCCGGCACCCCGATCGTGCTGGCCGACCCGGAGGCCCCGGCCGCCAAGGCCCTCGACGCCGTCGCCGACAAGCTCGCCGTCCGCCGCGAGTCCCTGGTCGGCAAGCCGCTGGGCCTGATGGTGAACGCCAAGAAGGGCTGA
- a CDS encoding DNA-3-methyladenine glycosylase I, which produces MTGDLVIGDDAKARCFWGGSSPEYAAYHDDEWGKPVRGDDALFERLTLEAFQSGLSWITILRKRPAFRAAFDDFAIAKVAAYREADATRLMADPGIVRNRMKVDAALHNARVAAELAPGELTDLLWSFAPPARTRPSTRADVPATTPESTAMAKALKKRGFKFVGPTTAYALMQATGMVDDHLTGCWVPVLR; this is translated from the coding sequence GTGACCGGTGACCTGGTGATCGGCGACGACGCCAAGGCCCGCTGCTTCTGGGGCGGCAGCTCACCGGAGTACGCGGCGTACCACGACGACGAGTGGGGCAAGCCGGTCCGCGGCGACGACGCCCTGTTCGAGCGGCTCACCCTGGAGGCCTTCCAGTCCGGGCTGTCCTGGATCACCATCCTGCGCAAGCGCCCGGCGTTCCGGGCCGCCTTCGACGACTTCGCGATCGCCAAGGTCGCGGCGTACCGGGAGGCCGACGCCACCCGGCTGATGGCCGACCCGGGCATCGTCCGCAACCGGATGAAGGTGGACGCCGCGCTGCACAACGCGCGGGTCGCCGCCGAGCTGGCTCCCGGCGAGCTGACCGACCTGCTCTGGTCGTTCGCCCCGCCGGCCCGGACCCGCCCGTCGACCAGGGCGGACGTCCCGGCGACCACGCCGGAGTCGACGGCGATGGCCAAGGCGCTGAAGAAGCGCGGATTCAAGTTCGTCGGACCCACCACGGCGTACGCGTTGATGCAGGCCACCGGCATGGTTGACGACCACCTCACCGGCTGCTGGGTGCCCGTGCTTCGATAG